Proteins from a genomic interval of Rhodothermales bacterium:
- a CDS encoding S8 family serine peptidase gives MRVLLLLLAAILTAPAVFAQGVERSFLIKLTPEADRALRISTTKAGVRTGIPSLDSLHREFGAAEMVRVFPDAGRHEARHRAFGLHRWYKLRVKEVDVSEALLDRYRSSLSVERVDRVRKRSMRGGSSGAPLRPDATPRPGRSETPLRRGTEIRATTGAAAARTPDDPSFSAQWQYNAANDADIDLVEAWDLTTGSPDVIVAVLDSGADLDHPDLVNNLWTNPGEIAGNGIDDDNNGFVDDIHGWDFSDGDNSPQDVDGHGTHTAGTIAASTNNGVGVAGVAGGFDGGGARVMPLKIFENALDDLIANAFVYAADNGAVIASNSWGGGDQSSLIEDAINYFNQNAGGQGQPMVGGLVVFASGNDGSNDPSWGYPASLPSVMGVAASDQGDRIPNWSNYGSYVDISAPGAGILSTVVNGYDTYDGTSMACPHVAGVAALVASYAPGMTAAQVRSILEQSADNIDSLNPSRVGQLGAGRLNAAAALALAVPPAPDHEAPGAIAALSVSGATSGSLALTWTATGDDGSTGRAHHYDIRYATTPIGDFEAAASAVGPTPANAGQQEAWSLTGLQSSTTYYVALRAVDEAGNKGPVSAQVSGTTADGPSLVAQPTSLSASVEAGGTTSLELNLQNTGSASLTFTAAVVPPSTNARRDVLRRDKEHLRRQVRALRDVTLRSGGSVLVWDPSGVGADLPNDLAALGHQTDYVTSLGAAGDLGSYQMVLVTLGSFPYNHVLTRGQANTLSNYLDGGGALYMEGGDTWAYDTPRSVHDYFGAVGVDDGTNDLDRISGVSGTWAAGADWTYTTDPDLADFVDHLEPVNGGEPVLTNTPGGYHVAVALDAGSYRTLAASFAAAHLGDADRAEFLSGAVNFLTGGAGGPAPGPWIAVSSESGSLAAGAAATLTVSIDAATLAEGTHQAVIAISADGGALRVDVPVTLTVTGGGTTPSPDPTPDPTPDPVLQFEATDLVDLDGDTLDLWPDATGNGHDAAQGSGGRQPWVLTGWIGDAPAVVFDGHNDYLRLSNHQDINLGGPYAAKTVAMVFETGPDTQAREVIFEEGGASRGLAVYQDQGQVHLSAWNLPADGGAGNWGPVTVSGSVEHYTLYTVVLTLDGENGTLSGRLNGTSLGSVAGAGQLFAHSGRVGLGAMWNATRFHDGPSSGTGHYFSGSIAGMRYFNEALTESQAAAVEGEFRDDYFGGLSSLTRKRPATVEPEALPAAFTLDQNYPNPFNPTTSIAFTLSEGSAVRLEIFDALGRRVRTLSSGQLPAGAHSVTWDARDASGRHVASGTYLYRLEVGGQVQTRTMLLLK, from the coding sequence ATGCGTGTCTTACTGCTGCTACTCGCCGCGATTCTGACGGCCCCGGCTGTGTTTGCCCAGGGCGTCGAACGATCCTTTCTCATCAAGCTGACGCCGGAGGCCGATCGGGCCCTGCGCATCAGCACCACCAAGGCCGGGGTACGCACCGGCATCCCCTCCCTGGACAGCCTGCACCGTGAGTTTGGTGCGGCCGAGATGGTGCGCGTCTTCCCGGACGCTGGCCGTCACGAGGCGCGGCACCGGGCATTCGGCCTGCACCGCTGGTACAAGCTGCGTGTCAAGGAGGTCGACGTGTCCGAAGCGCTGCTGGACCGCTACCGGAGCAGCCTGAGCGTGGAGCGTGTGGACCGGGTGCGCAAGCGCTCGATGCGGGGCGGATCCTCTGGAGCGCCGCTGCGCCCGGACGCAACACCGCGGCCCGGCCGCTCGGAGACACCGCTGCGCCGGGGCACCGAGATCCGAGCCACCACCGGAGCCGCTGCGGCCCGCACGCCGGACGACCCGTCCTTTTCGGCACAGTGGCAGTACAACGCCGCCAATGACGCCGACATCGACCTCGTCGAGGCCTGGGACCTGACCACCGGCTCGCCGGATGTCATCGTTGCGGTCCTGGATTCCGGGGCCGACCTGGACCACCCGGATCTTGTCAACAATCTCTGGACCAACCCGGGCGAAATCGCCGGGAACGGCATCGACGACGACAACAACGGCTTCGTGGACGACATCCACGGCTGGGATTTCTCTGACGGCGACAACAGTCCGCAGGATGTGGACGGCCACGGCACCCACACCGCAGGGACCATCGCCGCCTCGACCAACAACGGCGTCGGTGTGGCCGGCGTGGCCGGGGGCTTTGACGGCGGCGGTGCGCGCGTCATGCCGCTGAAGATTTTTGAGAACGCGCTGGATGACCTGATCGCAAATGCGTTCGTCTATGCCGCCGATAACGGCGCTGTCATCGCCTCCAACAGCTGGGGCGGTGGCGACCAGAGCTCCCTCATCGAGGACGCGATCAACTACTTCAACCAGAATGCCGGCGGCCAGGGCCAGCCCATGGTGGGGGGCCTTGTGGTCTTTGCCTCCGGAAACGACGGCTCCAACGACCCTTCCTGGGGCTATCCGGCTTCCTTGCCCAGCGTCATGGGCGTGGCCGCCTCAGACCAGGGGGACCGCATTCCGAACTGGTCCAATTACGGCAGCTACGTCGACATCTCCGCACCCGGCGCGGGCATCCTGAGCACCGTCGTGAACGGGTACGACACCTACGACGGCACCTCCATGGCCTGCCCGCACGTGGCCGGTGTGGCCGCCCTCGTGGCCTCCTATGCACCCGGCATGACGGCCGCACAGGTGCGCTCAATTCTGGAGCAGTCTGCCGACAACATCGACAGTCTGAACCCGTCCAGAGTGGGGCAACTCGGTGCAGGTCGGCTGAACGCCGCGGCAGCCCTGGCGCTCGCCGTGCCCCCGGCCCCGGACCATGAAGCGCCGGGTGCCATTGCCGCGCTCTCCGTGTCGGGTGCCACATCGGGCTCGCTGGCCCTGACGTGGACGGCAACCGGCGACGACGGCTCGACCGGTCGGGCGCATCACTACGACATCCGGTACGCCACGACCCCCATCGGCGATTTCGAAGCAGCCGCCTCCGCAGTGGGACCGACTCCGGCAAACGCAGGCCAGCAGGAAGCCTGGAGCCTGACCGGTCTGCAATCCAGCACCACGTACTACGTGGCCCTGCGCGCCGTGGACGAGGCCGGCAACAAAGGCCCCGTTTCGGCGCAGGTCAGCGGCACCACCGCGGACGGGCCGTCGCTGGTCGCTCAGCCCACCAGTCTCAGCGCCTCGGTCGAGGCCGGTGGGACCACATCGCTCGAACTGAACCTTCAGAACACGGGCTCTGCATCGCTGACCTTCACGGCCGCAGTCGTGCCGCCGTCTACCAACGCGCGCAGGGACGTGCTTCGCCGCGACAAGGAGCACCTGCGACGACAGGTTCGCGCCCTCAGAGACGTGACGCTGCGTTCCGGTGGCTCGGTGCTCGTGTGGGATCCCTCCGGGGTCGGGGCAGACCTTCCGAACGATCTCGCCGCGCTGGGCCATCAGACGGACTACGTCACCTCCCTCGGAGCGGCCGGCGACCTCGGTAGCTACCAGATGGTGCTCGTCACGCTGGGTTCGTTTCCGTACAACCACGTGCTGACACGCGGGCAGGCCAATACGCTGTCGAACTATCTGGACGGCGGCGGAGCGCTCTACATGGAGGGCGGTGATACGTGGGCCTACGACACCCCTCGCTCGGTGCATGACTACTTCGGCGCGGTAGGCGTCGACGACGGCACGAACGACCTGGATCGCATTTCGGGCGTCTCCGGCACCTGGGCCGCCGGGGCCGACTGGACCTACACGACCGACCCGGACCTCGCGGATTTCGTGGACCACCTGGAGCCCGTGAACGGTGGCGAGCCCGTGCTCACGAATACGCCGGGGGGCTACCACGTAGCGGTAGCCCTTGACGCCGGCTCCTATCGCACGCTGGCTGCCTCGTTCGCGGCGGCTCACCTGGGCGATGCGGACCGCGCCGAGTTCCTGTCCGGTGCCGTGAACTTCCTGACCGGTGGTGCCGGCGGACCCGCTCCCGGGCCCTGGATTGCGGTCTCGTCAGAGTCCGGTTCGCTGGCGGCCGGCGCTGCCGCGACGCTGACTGTGTCGATAGATGCCGCGACACTGGCCGAGGGCACCCATCAGGCGGTGATCGCCATCTCGGCCGACGGCGGGGCGCTGCGGGTGGATGTGCCCGTCACCTTGACCGTCACAGGAGGCGGCACGACGCCATCGCCCGATCCCACGCCTGATCCGACGCCCGATCCAGTCCTCCAGTTCGAGGCGACGGACCTGGTGGACCTTGACGGCGATACGCTGGACCTCTGGCCTGACGCGACCGGCAACGGGCACGATGCCGCGCAAGGAAGTGGGGGCCGGCAGCCCTGGGTGCTCACTGGGTGGATTGGCGATGCGCCGGCTGTGGTCTTCGACGGCCACAATGATTACTTGCGGTTGAGCAACCATCAGGACATCAACCTGGGTGGACCGTACGCCGCGAAGACCGTTGCAATGGTGTTCGAGACCGGCCCCGACACGCAGGCTAGGGAGGTCATTTTCGAGGAAGGCGGTGCGTCTCGTGGCCTGGCCGTGTATCAGGATCAGGGGCAGGTTCACCTGTCCGCCTGGAATCTCCCGGCAGACGGCGGCGCCGGAAACTGGGGACCGGTGACGGTTTCCGGCTCGGTGGAGCACTACACGCTCTACACGGTGGTGCTGACGCTGGACGGCGAGAACGGTACGTTATCAGGCCGCCTCAACGGAACCAGTCTCGGTTCGGTGGCGGGTGCCGGACAGCTGTTCGCGCACAGCGGGCGAGTCGGCCTCGGGGCGATGTGGAACGCCACAAGATTCCACGACGGCCCCTCAAGCGGCACCGGTCACTACTTCTCCGGGTCCATCGCCGGCATGCGGTACTTCAATGAAGCGCTAACCGAGTCGCAGGCAGCCGCCGTTGAGGGCGAGTTTCGCGATGACTACTTCGGCGGCCTGTCCTCCCTGACGCGCAAACGGCCGGCGACCGTGGAGCCGGAGGCCCTCCCGGCAGCCTTCACGCTGGACCAGAACTACCCGAACCCGTTCAACCCGACGACCTCCATCGCCTTTACGCTGTCCGAGGGATCGGCCGTGCGGCTGGAGATATTCGACGCGCTGGGTCGCCGTGTGCGCACCCTCTCGAGCGGTCAACTGCCTGCTGGCGCTCACAGCGTGACCTGGGATGCGCGCGACGCCTCCGGGCGACACGTGGCCTCGGGCACCTATCTCTACCGGCTCGAGGTTGGTGGACAGGTACAGACACGCACGATGCTGCTGCTGAAATAG
- the moeB gene encoding molybdopterin-synthase adenylyltransferase MoeB translates to MLTPQERNRYARHLLLPGVGVEGQEKLKAASVLIVGAGGLGSPLALYLAAAGVGRLGIVDFDTVDATNLQRQILHGTSDIGRSKLDSAEDRLREINPHVEIVRFDTRLHAGNALEVLQGFDVVADGTDNFPTRYLVNDACVLLGIPNVHASVFRFEGQVSVFGMPDGPCYRCVYPVPPPPELMPSCAEGGVLGVLPGTVGTLQATEVLKLLLGIGEALVGQLLIFDALTMDVQLLGVPRSADCPVCGPSPSITVLVDYEAFCGVQADPPQVPGISARELAASREEYLLLDVRQPEERDIASLGGVLIPLAELAARVHEIPGGRGIVVYCRTGVRSARAVALLADRGVEGVLNLEGGIRAWSREVDPTIPEY, encoded by the coding sequence GTGCTTACCCCCCAGGAACGAAATCGCTATGCCCGCCACCTGCTCCTGCCGGGAGTCGGCGTCGAGGGGCAGGAGAAACTGAAAGCCGCGTCCGTGCTGATCGTTGGAGCGGGCGGGCTGGGATCCCCACTGGCGCTGTATCTCGCCGCTGCGGGTGTGGGCCGCCTGGGCATCGTGGATTTCGACACGGTGGACGCCACCAACCTGCAGCGGCAAATCCTGCACGGGACTTCCGACATCGGCCGGTCGAAGCTTGATTCGGCTGAGGATCGGCTCCGAGAGATCAATCCGCATGTCGAGATCGTGCGGTTTGACACGCGCTTGCATGCCGGCAATGCGCTGGAGGTGCTGCAGGGCTTCGATGTCGTCGCAGACGGCACCGACAACTTCCCCACCCGCTACCTGGTGAATGACGCCTGCGTGCTGCTCGGCATTCCGAACGTGCACGCCAGCGTATTTCGATTTGAGGGGCAGGTGTCAGTGTTTGGTATGCCGGACGGGCCGTGCTACCGGTGCGTGTATCCCGTGCCGCCGCCGCCCGAGCTGATGCCTTCCTGCGCCGAAGGTGGGGTCCTGGGCGTTCTGCCCGGCACGGTAGGCACCCTGCAGGCCACCGAGGTGCTGAAGCTGCTGCTCGGTATTGGGGAGGCGCTAGTGGGGCAGCTTCTGATTTTTGATGCACTGACGATGGACGTGCAGCTCTTGGGCGTGCCCCGCAGCGCGGATTGCCCGGTGTGTGGGCCGTCACCAAGCATCACGGTGCTGGTTGATTATGAAGCTTTCTGCGGTGTGCAGGCTGATCCGCCGCAGGTGCCGGGCATTTCCGCCCGCGAGCTCGCCGCCAGCCGGGAGGAATACCTCCTGCTGGACGTGCGTCAGCCGGAGGAGCGAGACATCGCCTCCCTGGGCGGTGTGCTGATTCCGTTGGCGGAGTTGGCAGCGCGCGTCCACGAAATACCGGGAGGTCGAGGTATTGTCGTCTACTGTCGAACCGGTGTGCGCTCCGCGCGGGCAGTGGCGCTGCTTGCGGATCGCGGGGTGGAAGGGGTGCTGAACCTTGAGGGCGGCATCCGGGCGTGGAGCCGCGAGGTCGATCCAACCATTCCCGAGTACTAG
- a CDS encoding glutamyl-tRNA reductase: MTPVAPYFCLGISHHRAPVKVRERLALTSAEMRALLGLAFHESGLTGLVALSTCNRVEFYASVPENRVDDGVKTLERMLGERIKGLEPHLYRLNGLAAAQHLARVAAGLDALVLGEAQILGQIDAAWRLAQENHASSPALDDLFRSALKAGRRARAETDIATNPVSVSSVAVRKAEQALGTLEGKRAAVVGLGETGRLVIKVLRRKRTEDLLFVNRTLSIAQEQAEREQGRALDFMELPEVLRQADVVFCCTGCPYPLVKRALVDRAMASRPDRPLVLVDLAVPHDIEPEVSEIAGVQRLDVDAMQVEISGSLEKRQTAIPAVENILEDELARYERFLLEARVQPLITDLRRQADDIRRTELERLADRLPDLPDDVLQHIERFSQALVQKLYHHPTTGLRREAGQGEAEELARTVRALFQLRERAG; this comes from the coding sequence ATGACACCTGTCGCTCCGTATTTCTGTCTGGGTATAAGCCATCACCGCGCCCCGGTGAAGGTGCGGGAGCGGTTGGCGCTCACCTCGGCGGAGATGCGCGCCCTGCTCGGGCTGGCTTTTCACGAAAGCGGCCTGACCGGACTGGTCGCACTGAGCACCTGCAACCGGGTGGAGTTCTACGCGAGCGTGCCGGAGAATCGTGTGGACGATGGAGTGAAGACTCTGGAGCGCATGCTCGGGGAGCGCATCAAGGGACTGGAGCCGCACCTGTACCGCTTGAACGGCCTCGCCGCCGCCCAGCACCTTGCCCGCGTCGCCGCGGGACTCGACGCTCTCGTGCTTGGTGAAGCCCAGATTCTGGGGCAGATCGATGCCGCGTGGCGACTGGCCCAGGAGAATCATGCCTCCAGCCCTGCCCTGGATGACCTCTTCCGATCCGCCCTGAAAGCGGGGCGCCGTGCTCGTGCCGAAACCGACATCGCCACCAACCCGGTCAGTGTCAGTTCAGTGGCCGTGCGCAAGGCCGAACAGGCCCTCGGCACCCTGGAAGGCAAGCGTGCAGCCGTCGTCGGGTTGGGCGAGACCGGCCGCCTGGTGATCAAGGTGCTGCGTCGCAAGCGCACAGAAGATCTGTTGTTCGTCAACAGAACGCTTTCGATTGCGCAGGAGCAGGCCGAGCGCGAACAGGGACGCGCCCTCGACTTCATGGAGCTTCCGGAGGTGCTTCGGCAGGCGGACGTGGTGTTCTGCTGCACCGGCTGCCCCTATCCGCTGGTCAAGCGTGCGCTTGTTGATCGGGCGATGGCGTCCCGGCCCGACCGACCTCTGGTGCTGGTGGACCTCGCCGTACCGCATGACATAGAGCCCGAAGTCAGCGAAATCGCCGGCGTGCAGCGGCTTGATGTGGACGCCATGCAGGTCGAGATCTCCGGATCTCTGGAGAAGCGCCAGACCGCGATCCCTGCAGTGGAGAACATCCTGGAAGATGAACTGGCGCGGTATGAGCGTTTCCTGCTCGAGGCGCGCGTGCAGCCGCTGATCACGGACCTGCGCAGGCAGGCGGACGACATTCGTCGCACGGAGCTCGAACGATTGGCGGATCGGCTTCCGGATTTGCCGGATGATGTGCTGCAGCACATCGAACGATTCTCGCAGGCCCTGGTGCAGAAGCTGTATCACCACCCGACGACCGGCCTGCGCCGCGAGGCAGGCCAGGGGGAGGCCGAGGAGCTGGCCCGGACGGTACGCGCCCTGTTTCAGTTGCGCGAGCGCGCCGGCTGA
- the hemC gene encoding hydroxymethylbilane synthase, which translates to MTLRAGTRTSRLARWQTAHVCALLKQAWPDLEIEVVEFVTRGDRTLDAPLPEIGGKGLFTAELEGALLDGRIDIAVHSLKDLPTAAVEGIAVGAVPARGDARDVMVGDPLHALPPGSVVGTSSPRRAAQILSMRADLEVRSIRGNVPTRVAKVDRGEYAAAVLARAGLERLDMEDRIAQTFEPSIMLPAPGQGAIGVQCRANDQRVTELLGAIHDDACAAETSAERSFLAALQAGCSSPVGAFAVRDSGDIALTGAVFSEDGSRVVRVSGRGSQAEALGKELAAQALHAGAAALMHA; encoded by the coding sequence ATGACGCTCAGGGCGGGCACCCGAACGTCCCGGCTGGCACGCTGGCAGACTGCGCACGTGTGCGCGCTGCTGAAGCAGGCATGGCCGGACCTTGAGATCGAGGTCGTGGAGTTCGTTACCCGTGGGGATCGCACGCTCGATGCGCCCCTGCCCGAAATCGGCGGCAAGGGCCTGTTTACGGCCGAACTGGAAGGCGCGCTGCTGGACGGCCGCATCGACATCGCGGTGCACTCGCTCAAGGACCTTCCGACGGCCGCAGTGGAGGGAATCGCCGTTGGAGCGGTGCCTGCCCGCGGAGACGCGCGGGATGTCATGGTCGGCGATCCCCTGCATGCACTCCCGCCCGGTTCCGTGGTCGGAACCAGCAGTCCGCGCCGCGCAGCGCAGATTCTGTCCATGCGTGCAGACCTGGAGGTCCGCTCCATTCGCGGCAACGTGCCGACGCGCGTGGCGAAAGTGGACCGCGGCGAGTACGCCGCGGCGGTACTCGCCCGTGCCGGCCTCGAGCGACTCGACATGGAAGACCGTATTGCCCAGACGTTTGAGCCCTCCATCATGCTGCCGGCGCCCGGTCAGGGCGCCATCGGCGTGCAGTGTCGCGCGAACGATCAGCGGGTCACGGAGCTGTTGGGCGCTATCCATGACGACGCGTGCGCGGCCGAAACGAGCGCAGAGCGGTCCTTCCTTGCGGCCTTGCAGGCCGGTTGCTCCAGTCCAGTGGGCGCCTTTGCCGTGCGTGATTCGGGCGACATTGCCCTAACTGGTGCAGTGTTCTCTGAGGACGGCTCCCGCGTGGTGCGCGTCTCGGGCCGCGGTAGCCAGGCCGAGGCACTTGGAAAGGAATTGGCCGCGCAGGCGCTGCATGCGGGCGCGGCGGCTCTGATGCATGCGTAA
- a CDS encoding uroporphyrinogen-III synthase translates to MRKRVLITRAAEQAHGLADGLERAGFEAVRHPAIAFESGDLSPVLDALSEADWIVFTSANAVRYFFAAAPGPLTTRTAAVGSSTAQALREHGIEADYVPRLFQAEHLAEGLPEARGATILLPQAEGARPVLADRLRGRGARLVSAPAYRTVNAALGPPPSDVHAITFTSPSTVSGFREQGGRAEDAVVACIGPVTASAAQKAGMRVHLTADPSTVEGLIDALTDHFLDKA, encoded by the coding sequence ATGCGTAAGCGCGTGCTCATCACACGAGCAGCCGAGCAGGCCCACGGTCTGGCCGATGGGCTCGAGCGTGCGGGCTTCGAGGCCGTGCGCCATCCCGCCATAGCATTCGAGTCTGGAGACCTGTCACCTGTTCTGGATGCGCTTTCGGAAGCGGACTGGATTGTATTCACGAGCGCCAATGCCGTGCGGTACTTCTTTGCGGCGGCGCCCGGGCCGTTGACGACCCGCACCGCCGCTGTCGGCTCATCGACCGCCCAGGCTTTGCGCGAGCATGGTATCGAGGCGGACTACGTGCCTCGCCTGTTCCAGGCCGAGCACCTGGCCGAGGGCCTTCCGGAAGCGCGCGGGGCCACCATCTTACTCCCCCAGGCAGAAGGGGCGCGACCGGTACTGGCCGACCGTCTCCGCGGACGCGGTGCCAGGCTAGTGAGTGCGCCGGCCTATCGAACGGTCAACGCGGCGTTGGGACCGCCACCGTCAGACGTACATGCGATCACTTTCACCAGCCCATCCACCGTCTCGGGCTTCCGCGAGCAGGGTGGCCGTGCGGAAGATGCGGTTGTCGCGTGCATAGGGCCGGTGACCGCATCGGCGGCACAGAAGGCGGGGATGCGGGTACACCTCACTGCCGACCCAAGCACGGTTGAAGGGCTGATTGACGCCCTGACCGACCACTTCCTCGACAAGGCATGA
- the hemB gene encoding porphobilinogen synthase, with amino-acid sequence MNLLLTDTLTGPKERPRRLRRTKGLRSMVQENHVRPSDLVAPLFLMEGSERREPIASMPGQFRMSVDQLVEECREVESLQIPAVALFPAIPDVLKDADATEALNPEGLYPRAIRAVKEACPDLLVITDVALDPYSSDGHDGLVRDGAIDNDATLPLLADMAVLHAEAGADLIAPSDMMDGRVGAVRTALDQGGYTDVGILAYTAKYASAFYGPFREALDSAPRQLTDVPGDKKTYQMNPANAHEAVREASLDIAEGADILMVKPGLPYLDVVRALKEAFPEYPIAVYNVSGEYAMIKAAAGNGWLDEPAVVLEALMGFKRAGADIILTYHAKDAARWLS; translated from the coding sequence ATGAACCTCTTGTTGACTGATACCCTGACAGGTCCCAAGGAGCGCCCTCGCCGCCTCCGCCGCACCAAAGGACTGCGCTCGATGGTGCAGGAGAACCACGTGCGGCCCTCGGATCTCGTGGCCCCACTGTTCCTGATGGAGGGCTCCGAGCGCCGCGAGCCCATCGCCTCCATGCCGGGCCAGTTCCGAATGAGCGTTGATCAGCTCGTAGAGGAGTGTCGCGAGGTGGAGTCCCTGCAGATTCCGGCCGTGGCGCTGTTTCCGGCTATTCCGGATGTGCTCAAGGATGCGGACGCCACCGAAGCGCTGAACCCCGAAGGCCTCTATCCGCGGGCCATTCGGGCGGTCAAGGAGGCCTGCCCGGACCTTCTGGTCATCACGGACGTGGCTTTGGACCCGTACTCCTCGGACGGCCATGACGGCCTGGTCCGGGACGGCGCCATCGACAACGACGCCACGCTTCCGCTCCTGGCCGACATGGCCGTTCTGCATGCCGAGGCCGGCGCAGACCTCATCGCCCCGAGTGACATGATGGACGGACGCGTCGGTGCCGTTCGCACCGCGCTGGACCAGGGCGGATATACGGATGTGGGCATTCTTGCCTATACGGCCAAGTATGCGTCTGCCTTCTACGGGCCGTTCCGGGAGGCGCTGGACTCCGCGCCGCGCCAACTCACGGATGTGCCGGGCGACAAGAAGACCTACCAGATGAACCCTGCCAACGCGCACGAGGCCGTTCGGGAAGCGTCCCTGGACATTGCCGAGGGCGCCGACATTCTGATGGTCAAACCGGGGCTTCCCTATCTGGATGTGGTGCGGGCTCTGAAGGAGGCATTCCCCGAATACCCCATCGCGGTCTACAACGTGTCCGGCGAATATGCCATGATCAAGGCGGCCGCCGGAAACGGATGGCTGGACGAGCCTGCCGTGGTGCTGGAGGCCCTGATGGGTTTCAAACGCGCAGGCGCCGACATCATTCTCACCTATCACGCAAAGGACGCAGCCCGCTGGCTGAGCTGA
- a CDS encoding chlorite dismutase family protein, producing the protein MALEIAVEKPSGINVAEKGRNAEGETTYLDARLFMQLQVFTGARSLEPLQEAMEDSGLGGTLYADVLNPQGVGLLTYSQDPSWFVDGLRNLLNAAPFSGLTRRPEMTMTGRTYSIGYEKDLEDVLLRRPVRHACNPAWPWVIWYPLRRSGEFSMLSADEQRTMLMEHGGIGRAYGKADLAHDVRLSCHGLDQNDNDFLVALMGKELAPLSKVVEHMRSTRQTAGFITQMGPFFVGKAVWQRARMPGE; encoded by the coding sequence ATGGCACTGGAAATCGCCGTAGAGAAACCCTCCGGAATCAACGTGGCCGAGAAAGGCCGTAACGCCGAGGGAGAAACCACCTACCTGGACGCCCGCCTGTTCATGCAGCTACAGGTGTTTACGGGCGCCCGCAGCCTGGAGCCACTCCAGGAGGCCATGGAGGATTCCGGCCTTGGCGGAACACTGTACGCCGATGTGCTGAACCCGCAGGGTGTCGGGCTACTGACGTACAGCCAGGACCCCTCCTGGTTTGTCGATGGGCTCCGCAACCTGCTGAACGCGGCCCCCTTTTCCGGGCTGACCCGTCGGCCGGAGATGACCATGACCGGGCGCACCTACTCCATCGGCTATGAAAAGGACCTGGAGGATGTCCTGCTCCGCCGGCCCGTTCGACACGCCTGCAACCCGGCCTGGCCCTGGGTCATCTGGTATCCGCTGCGTCGAAGTGGCGAGTTCTCCATGCTGAGTGCGGACGAGCAGCGCACGATGCTCATGGAGCACGGAGGGATTGGGCGGGCCTACGGCAAGGCCGATCTGGCGCACGACGTGCGACTGTCCTGTCACGGCCTCGATCAGAATGACAACGACTTCCTGGTGGCCCTGATGGGCAAGGAGTTGGCCCCGCTTTCGAAAGTGGTCGAGCACATGCGTTCGACCAGGCAGACGGCCGGTTTCATCACCCAGATGGGACCGTTCTTCGTGGGCAAGGCGGTGTGGCAGCGCGCGCGGATGCCGGGCGAATGA
- the hemE gene encoding uroporphyrinogen decarboxylase gives MKRGTSRFLEACHGRRADCTPIWLMRQAGRYMPEYRALRERFSMLDCINTPHLAAEITLQPIEAFDLDAAIIFSDILPPLQGMGLPLEFVKGVGPRLDNPVRNRGDIERLATPPMADVMSGTLEAIRLVRQELRVPLIGFSGAPFTLASYAIEGGGSKSYAHAKGLMYSDPEAWHELMGKLSDVVADYLTAQAEAGVDALQVFDSWAGAVGRLDYERFVQPYTRRVIEAAQETGLPVINFSTGTSGHLDAVAAAGGDVVGVDFRLPLDSAWEQVGLDRNVMGNLDPVLLHAPWETLRGGAEDVLRRAAARPGHVFNVGHGILPHTPVDNVRRLVDYVHESSAG, from the coding sequence ATGAAGCGAGGCACCTCCCGATTTCTCGAAGCATGTCATGGCCGCCGGGCCGACTGCACGCCCATCTGGTTGATGCGGCAGGCGGGGCGCTACATGCCGGAGTATCGCGCGTTGCGCGAGCGCTTCTCGATGCTGGACTGCATCAACACGCCCCATCTGGCCGCCGAGATCACGCTCCAGCCGATTGAGGCCTTCGACCTGGATGCGGCCATCATCTTTTCGGACATCCTGCCTCCGCTGCAGGGCATGGGTCTGCCTCTCGAGTTTGTGAAGGGCGTGGGACCTCGCCTGGACAACCCCGTGCGGAACAGAGGCGACATCGAGCGCCTGGCCACTCCCCCGATGGCGGACGTGATGAGCGGTACACTTGAAGCCATTCGGCTGGTTCGGCAGGAGCTGCGCGTACCCCTCATCGGGTTCTCCGGTGCTCCGTTCACGCTTGCCAGCTACGCGATTGAGGGTGGCGGCTCCAAGAGTTACGCGCATGCGAAGGGGCTGATGTACAGCGACCCGGAGGCCTGGCACGAACTCATGGGCAAGTTGAGCGATGTGGTTGCAGACTATCTGACGGCCCAGGCGGAGGCCGGGGTAGACGCACTCCAGGTGTTTGACTCCTGGGCCGGCGCAGTCGGACGGCTTGATTACGAAAGATTCGTACAACCATATACGAGACGTGTGATTGAAGCAGCCCAGGAGACGGGGCTGCCGGTCATCAATTTCTCGACCGGCACGTCGGGCCACCTGGATGCGGTGGCGGCCGCGGGTGGCGATGTGGTCGGGGTCGACTTCCGTCTTCCGCTCGACAGCGCCTGGGAGCAGGTTGGCCTGGACCGGAACGTGATGGGCAACCTCGATCCCGTGCTGCTGCATGCGCCGTGGGAGACGCTGCGCGGCGGGGCAGAGGATGTGCTGCGTCGAGCGGCGGCGCGGCCGGGCCACGTATTCAACGTGGGACACGGCATTCTGCCTCACACGCCGGTCGACAACGTGAGGCGCCTGGTAGACTACGTGCACGAATCCAGCGCCGGGTGA